GAGCGAAGCTGACGATTcatttgctgctggagaGTATGACCAACACCACAAAGATGACTACGTTTTATCAGGAGTATCAGCCGACATTGATTTAGGAACTTCCCTATCAACATTAATATCTGCCAAGTCCAACCCTCGATCCAAACGGACTCTATTTGATAATAGCACCGATTCGCGAGGCTATGCCCGGAGGCTGGCGTCTCATGCTTCATTAGCATCCATTCGAAAAGATGTTTCTGGTGTAACAGGGTCTCAAGGTCGGACGGGCTCAAACGAAACTGCTACCAGCAATCTCGCCTCGTCGGTCTCGTCCCTCGGATCCACAGGTCCCTCACGAACATCACCAACCGACGAACGAAGACGAGTCAAACGACGGGCCCAAAAGACCCCTGCCTCATCTAAAGAAACATCCTGTCCCAAAGTCGTCGTTCTAGACGTGTCCACCATCACACTCGCGGCCGCCAGTATTTCCCTGGTCGCCGGTATCAGCTTCTCGGCCGGCTACGCCCTTGGAAAACGCTCGGGAATGCTACGAGTAGCCGGGTGAGCCTCTCCTCTCTGTAGTGATTTAATCATTCCTCTCTTTCTTGGgtggggggtctgcctccggcggctggggctccgccccagaccctggttgctcctgcttcgcaggagatgacgGGGGAGCCCCGACGCAATGACTCGAgcgcaacgactcgagcgcagcgagaggagcaaccagggtctggggcggagccccagccgccggaggcagacccccaccccGTGGGAAAAAACTCCAGGAGGTGTAGCTGGGTATGGGTATGTGCCCAGGAACAGGATTGTCAGGGGTAGGAcgaaataaattaaatattcTATTAAATGCAACTACTATGTTAATGATTAATGCTAGACCTTGATGGCGTATTTGCTCTTCATGCGAAGAGTCTTGCCATATATTCGGAATATGAATGCAGAGGGGCACAGGAGGACGGCCACGAAGCCCAGGAGCGAGATGCCCCAGTGGATTCCCATTCCCTCGAGCATTTGGACTCCGAAGAGGGGCGCGCTTCCGGCAATTGCGCATCGGATGAAGACgttggctgctgttgcacTGGCGGCGTATCGATGGTAAGTCTCGACTGTGTAGGTGATGATGCCATTGAAGGTGAAGTAGCTTccaaatgcaaaaataCCACTGGCAACCATGGGGACGATCCAGTGCACCTCGGCGTAGGCGGTCCATGCAAACATGAACAATCCAATGGGGATGATAACCGCTCCGAAACACATTTGAGGCAGTCTCATTTCAGGATTGGCCACTCCACCGTTCTTGGCAAGCTCCTTCTCGTAAAAGTGTCTCCAGAATGGATACGTGCTGGCAGCAAGAGCCATGCCAACGATTATTCCTGTAAACGACAGACCTACAAACTCGACTTGAAAATGGTATACTTTAGTGAAAACATAGGGGAAGGCCACAAAAAAGAGGTAGATAATCGCCAGTAGGAATCCTGTATAAAAACATAGAATGTCTAGTACTGGCTCGTGGGAAATAAGAATCACTGGCATCGAACAACTATGACGAAGAGATCTCCAGAATGATCGCTCTGACTTCTCAATGGGGGCATAGATAGCATCGTTGCCGGTCTCTTTGCGAAGTCTCTTGGCTTTCTTGGCAAGTAGAATGGGAGGATATGTTTCTGGTACAGTAAGTGCAATAGTAACCAGAAGGACAAATGTCCAGATAAGAAACACATAGAAGACCCATCTGTATCCCACGTGCTGGGTAATAGGTCCACTAATAACAGGACCAATACCGGGGCCTAAAAATGGACCGAATGTAAACACAGTAACAGGAAGCGCTAACTGGTGTTTTTCGAACAAGTCAGAAAAGGTACCAGGTACGTTCGACATGAATGCGCTTCCACCAAGTGCACATAGGTACCGGCCAACTAGAGCACTAGCCATATTGTGAGCAAATGCAGTAGGGAAttggaaaacaaaaaataaaaacagtGAAATGAGATATACTGGCTGGCGGCCAAACTTCTCACTTAGTGGAGCAGCAATAAGAGGACCAATACCCAAACCAAATAAGAATAAAGTCAAACCAAGATCACCGACTTCGGCACTGGAGTGAAACCGCTCAACCATAGGGTCAACTGCAGACGTCCAAGCAGACGAAAGAGCTGTCAAACAGCCAGCTGTGGAGGTTAAGATAATGCAAATAAACCATTTACGGGCAAATGACATTCGACGGGCATTCTCTTTATCCTGAAGTCCATCCCAGTAAACACAATTAGGATCATGAGTAGGAGTGGTTGAATCAAAGGGGATTACGGGGTTTTCTGCTGTCGTATCATCTGTTAGAGGTTTAGGAGCTGCTTctacatcatcatcgtcggTCTTGAGATCGCGCTGTTTCTCAGGGTCCTCATTGAACACCTTTTTGCTCATGAGATCTGGATTGGATGAATTCATTGATAATGTTGGACTTGAAGCAGTAGGTCCAGAAGACTCGTGGTGCGAAAAAGAATTTGAGCGAGATCGTCTAATACCAGACTCTGGCTCGGCCATTACGGGTTGTAGAAAACGGCTAACCTAAATGTCcttatatataatatcCTATTATCAGTGGCTCGCTTGTCGAAAAATATAAAGTTCACGATGAGCACGAAATCAAACTTAGTTTGCTAAACCCTATTGAGAATCAAATATGTGATTGTAAAACTCAATACAGTTTGAATCGatttgatgatgttgaagctATTCGCCAAATACCTGGAAAATAACCgtcatttatatatattttaaagtTGAAGCGAAAAAGGAATGAGTCTCGAATACAATTCCGAAAACTAAGAAGTCGAACCTCTGAAAACATATGGGTTAGGCGCAAATTCGGTAGGGAAATCCGCAGATCAACCCTGCATCGTTTGTCATCAATCCCGGATATCTATCCGGCGATCGATCCGACAAGAACAACGGCATGCAGAAAAGCAATTTATTTCCGCCCACTGCGGGTTTAGCGCGGAAACGTTAGTCTGTAAGCCCGGACTCGGTCGGATTTAAAGTACGGAGTTCAAACTCAAACTGCGGACATGAATCTTAACTGCACGACAACTGCTCTCAAATACCAGAACGAACAGGAGCTGTTTACTGGGCATTACAAGCTTTAAACCCAAATCTCCGCTATGTTCATCCTGCAATTATCTTCACTCCACGGCTAGCAGCCCACTATCTCCTATGTTCGACTTAACTCCTACCGGAATACACGCTCTCTGAACACTGGAGTCAGAGACATCCAATTCAGCTCCCTCCCACCGGCCGAAAGCTTAATTCAGACTTCAATATTGGAGGctgggctctgcctccggcggctggggctccgccccagaccctggttgctcctgctccgcaggagcATCGCGAGTGACCCTCGATGATTAATTGGCCTGCCTCTGTAGATATCACCATAAACCCAGTAATTCCCGTAAAGCCGATTATCCCCCTTAACTCCTGTATTCCTAATTCACAGTTGAAATCCACTTCCCAGTATCGAATTTCTGGCAGCTCGTGTTCGATCCCGTACTGCACCATCCTTGAACCAGCTTCGTAAGTGGACGGAATCAGCGGGAAACTATGTTGCAGGACTTGGCTCTAGTGCATCTGCAAGGCTCATGCCGGTCTTGAGCAAATCCGACGCCCGGTCCAACATCGGTAATAACGGAGAACTAGTCTTCCTATACGAAAGCCATGGAAATCAAACTGCCCCGACCAGACTTCGGGTGGGCTCCGAGGGTGAATCTAACATTCGGATCCCTCTCATTCCTCTCCTTCCTGGCAGGACTTCTTtgattaataaataatcgaTAGTGCTGTGGAACTCTCTCTCCCCCTAGCACCTGCTATTCCGCAATCTTGCTATTTACCAAATTAACTCGTGCTATATCTGCCAACCTGCCAAACTTCTAAAGAACTGCTATCTCCAAGTTTAGCTCCATAAGAGTCTCGAGAGACTTTCGCGAGAAGGGTTTTTTATACAATGTATACGCTAAGTAGAATATTATTACTCTATAAGTGCGCATATACTAATGTATAGCTAGCTATAGCTAAATGGCACTAAGGTTGCGAACCCCCACCTAGACTATCTcactttatttattattgatcAGATTAGCTGAACCTATAATGCCATCTCCTGTTTATATTGTCACTGGTGCTTCACGTGGAATTGGCCGTGCTGTAGTCAAGTCTCTTTTGACTTCAGCTGGTTCTCCTATTGTAATTGGAATTTCTCGCACTCAAGAAGCCCTTGAGCAACTGGCATCTGAGAACTCAAACTTCCGGTACGTACATCTTTTATTCACACCCAGAGTACTTTCTTTATCAACTAAATTAACATCATTTACAGCTATGTTGTAGGTGATACTACTGAAGAGTCAATTAATAAATCGGCTGTCGATTTAGCCATTTCAAAGTATGGCCGTCTGGACGGAATTGTGCTCAATGCAGGTGTACTTGAGCCAGTAGCCAAGCTTGCTGATGCGTCTATCGACGACTGGAAGAATCTCTACTCGAtcaatctcttctcaaTTGTTTTGCTTCTCAAACTTTCCATTCCACATCTTCGTAACGGTGGCAGTGCCGTTTTCGTATCCTCTGGAGCAGCCACTGGCCACTATGCCACCTGGGGAGCATACGGAAGTTCAAAGGCAGCTCTGAACCACCTCGCTGCTACTCTGGCTGTCGAAGAGCCCGAGATTTTCAGTATTTCAGTTGCCCCTGGCGTAGTCGACACTCAAATGCAGGTGAATATCCGTGAACAGCGTAAGTATCAAGTACTCGCATCCAACTATCGAGCTGACTCTACCCTCTACTTTCAATTAAACTAACCTCTCTCGCAGATGGAAAAACCATGGTCGAAGAGAACCACAAAAAGTTCCGCGACCTCAAACAGTCTGGCCAACTCCTAGCACCCGAGGTGCCTGGAACCATCATCGCCAATCTGGCCGCCAGAAAGGGCCCTAAAGAGCTAAGCGGCAAGTTCTTCCGCTATAACGACGACGCTCTCAAAGAATACCATACCTAATTTAATACGACCCGAGctatttctctttttcaggtgtgcctccggcggctggggctctgccccagaccccgtggctcctctcgctgcgctcgagtcgttttcgaGGACTTCCCATTCCGTAATTTCAAGCCCGTTCCCccaacgcccgactcgagcgaagcgagaggagccacggggtctggggcagagccccagccgccggaggcacaccccctgaCTTGCCTTGATTGGGACATGCGTGCCTCGACAAGAGACCCTTTGTGTGCGGCGGGACCATTGCGTAATCATTAGTAGTGGTGCGAGAACCACAGAAAGTGAGAGGATTACTCCAGTCAAAGTCAGACCCACTGAACCAGGCAGTTGGGCTCAATGGACTCGGTGCGTCGGCCCCGTTTTTGACGAAACAAGGGTCGAGACGGTGTTTTGTATTAACAAACCTCTTAATTAGATATGTATATAATTTTAACCAGTTCTCTCAATGAGGTGGAGACCGGACGAGGTCTCGACGACTCTGCTGAGCTCACCGGGTTTGAGGGCAAAAGCAGCGTCTTCAAACTCCTTTTGCATCTCGCCACGTCCAAAGTATCCTAGATCACCGCCGCGGCGAGCACTGCTACAGTCGCTCTCGGAAACAGCCAACTCGCTCAGAGTAGCGGCTCCGGATCTGATACGGGCCTCATGAGCAAGAATAATCGATAGAGCCTCTTCTTTAGTACGCGAGATGTTGGCCTCTTTCCAGGAAGAGGGTCTTCTGCTGTCTTTGTGTTTGACTAATAGATGGCTAGCACGGATCTTCTCCGAGTCTCCAGATGCACCTTGGGCAGCAGCGGCGCCACTGGCATTTTGTGAGTAGTTCTTGGCCATGAATTCTTTTAACTTCTCGGGATCACTGCCAGCAGGGGGTTCCCAAGACGAGGTGCCGGTCTCGGGGTTATAGTAATAAGGAAGGTTTCGAGACTTAGAATGTTTCACTTCCCATCCTACAACAAGTCCTGATTCGGGGTTGGTTTCAGTCTGGCCATTGTGTTAGTAACTAGCTATCCAAACCAttcaatatatttaatCCAAACCAATCTATCATTTCAAAACATCCATCCATCGTTCATATATCTTGGTACGCTGAGGGGAAGGGAGCGGACTATTGGGTAATACGGAATTTGAGGGGCTAGTGGGTCCGACATGTCCCTCGAACATCAACGCCGAGTTGCCCAGCTCTTGCCAAGACCCATGATTTTAGTACCATTATTCATGTTCCCGGTATTTCCACTACTCCGTCTACCAATGCTCAACGTAGTTGATGTGCAATGGCGGTGTCTGTTTACTAACcattttgctttttctcGTCAATGACACTGCGAGTTTCTGTAATGTAGTACAATATGTGATGTTTAAATCGGAGTGGTTGCggtatataaataagaatcTGTAGGGTCGTCGGGTCGCTCTACTACCACTCCCATACTACAACTACCCATCCATCCCCCATCGGCCTAACCCTTGTACGGCTGATTCTCAGCACACTGCGTCATAGCATCAGCTCGGGTGACTGTAAGCCTCATATGGCCCTAGCTCGGTCTTCACAAACGGCCTGCTCGAACCACAACTGCTCAATTCTTTTCCAACCGAGCCAGATCCGCCATTTCCTCGGCAGAACAGCTCCACCTGCCCGAAATGCTCCTCTCGCAGTAGCCTCAACTGACGCAGCGGCAGACCACAACCCCTGTTCCTGCGTCAGCATGCGTCTCGACTGTTCTTCGTGACCACTGCTAGGTgggtgggggtctgcctccggcggctggggctgcgccccagaccccactgctcctctcgctgcgctcgagtcgtttcgccgacggtcccagcagtctcctgcgaagcaggagccggggggtctggggcgcagccccagccgccggaggcagaccccccacCGGCACAAGTCCGTGACCCTTAGAATATTACAGTGTTTATAGAACCCGGAAAAAGAGCGTATTCGAGGGTGTGAGGGGGGGTGGTGCATTCCCCCTGGATTTACCCAACTAGGCAGGCAGCGAGCGAACTCCCAGCTACTGACCAGAGAGGAGCTGGTACGTGCAAGTTCGGCCATATCCAGAGTAGAacaagatttcccgtccgatcaatcatatttaaGCCTctgagagccttgatcagtaatg
This is a stretch of genomic DNA from Sugiyamaella lignohabitans strain CBS 10342 chromosome C, complete sequence. It encodes these proteins:
- the ESS1 gene encoding peptidylprolyl isomerase ESS1 (Peptidylprolyl-cis/trans-isomerase (PPIase); specific for phosphorylated serine and threonine residues N-terminal to proline; regulates phosphorylation of the RNAP II large subunit (Rpo21p) C-terminal domain (CTD); associates with phospho-Ser5 form of RNAP II in vivo; regulates phosphorylation of Ser7 within CTD; present along entire coding length of genes; represses initiation of CUTs; required for efficient termination of mRNA transcription and trimethylation of histone H3; GO_component: GO:0005737 - cytoplasm [Evidence IEA,IEA]; GO_component: GO:0005634 - nucleus [Evidence IEA,IEA]; GO_component: GO:0005634 - nucleus [Evidence IC] [PMID 10531363]; GO_component: GO:0005634 - nucleus [Evidence IC] [PMID 10899126]; GO_component: GO:0005634 - nucleus [Evidence IC] [PMID 10899127]; GO_component: GO:0005634 - nucleus [Evidence IC] [PMID 11708797]; GO_component: GO:0005634 - nucleus [Evidence IC] [PMID 14704159]; GO_function: GO:0000993 - RNA polymerase II core binding [Evidence IPI] [PMID 10531363]; GO_function: GO:0000993 - RNA polymerase II core binding [Evidence IPI] [PMID 10899126]; GO_function: GO:0016853 - isomerase activity [Evidence IEA,IEA]; GO_function: GO:0003755 - peptidyl-prolyl cis-trans isomerase activity [Evidence IEA,IEA]; GO_function: GO:0003755 - peptidyl-prolyl cis-trans isomerase activity [Evidence IDA,IMP] [PMID 15728580]; GO_function: GO:0003755 - peptidyl-prolyl cis-trans isomerase activity [Evidence IDA] [PMID 9867817]; GO_process: GO:0080182 - histone H3-K4 trimethylation [Evidence IGI,IMP] [PMID 22778132]; GO_process: GO:0031064 - negative regulation of histone deacetylation [Evidence IMP,IPI] [PMID 10899127]; GO_process: GO:2000059 - negative regulation of protein ubiquitination involved in ubiquitin-dependent protein catabolic process [Evidence IMP] [PMID 19597489]; GO_process: GO:0000122 - negative regulation of transcription from RNA polymerase II promoter [Evidence IGI,IMP] [PMID 14704159]; GO_process: GO:0045899 - positive regulation of RNA polymerase II transcriptional preinitiation complex assembly [Evidence IGI] [PMID 15166139]; GO_process: GO:2000749 - positive regulation of chromatin silencing at rDNA [Evidence IMP] [PMID 10899127]; GO_process: GO:0035307 - positive regulation of protein dephosphorylation [Evidence IDA] [PMID 11904169]; GO_process: GO:0035307 - positive regulation of protein dephosphorylation [Evidence IMP] [PMID 19854134]; GO_process: GO:0045944 - positive regulation of transcription from RNA polymerase II promoter [Evidence IGI,IPI] [PMID 10899126]; GO_process: GO:0006457 - protein folding [Evidence IEA]; GO_process: GO:0000413 - protein peptidyl-prolyl isomerization [Evidence IDA,IMP] [PMID 15728580]; GO_process: GO:1901407 - regulation of phosphorylation of RNA polymerase II C-terminal domain [Evidence IDA] [PMID 22778132]; GO_process: GO:0000083 - regulation of transcription involved in G1/S transition of mitotic cell cycle [Evidence IMP] [PMID 11708797]; GO_process: GO:0000117 - regulation of transcription involved in G2/M transition of mitotic cell cycle [Evidence IMP] [PMID 11708797]; GO_process: GO:0006369 - termination of RNA polymerase II transcription [Evidence IMP] [PMID 14704159]; GO_process: GO:0006369 - termination of RNA polymerase II transcription [Evidence IGI,IMP] [PMID 19854134]; GO_process: GO:0006369 - termination of RNA polymerase II transcription [Evidence IMP] [PMID 22778132]), encoding MAKNYSQNASGAAAAQGASGDSEKIRASHLLVKHKDSRRPSSWKEANISRTKEEALSIILAHEARIRSGAATLSELAVSESDCSSARRGGDLGYFGRGEMQKEFEDAAFALKPGELSRVVETSSGLHLIERTG
- the YHK8 gene encoding Yhk8p (Presumed antiporter of the major facilitator superfamily; member of the 12-spanner drug:H(+) antiporter DHA1 family; expression of gene is up-regulated in cells exhibiting reduced susceptibility to azoles; GO_component: GO:0016021 - integral component of membrane [Evidence IEA,IEA]; GO_component: GO:0016021 - integral component of membrane [Evidence ISM] [PMID 12192589]; GO_component: GO:0016021 - integral component of membrane [Evidence ISS] [PMID 9046086]; GO_component: GO:0016020 - membrane [Evidence IEA,IEA,IEA]; GO_function: GO:0015297 - antiporter activity [Evidence IEA]; GO_function: GO:0003674 - molecular_function [Evidence ND]; GO_function: GO:0005215 - transporter activity [Evidence IEA]; GO_process: GO:0015893 - drug transport [Evidence IEP] [PMID 12697649]; GO_process: GO:0006811 - ion transport [Evidence IEA]; GO_process: GO:0015992 - proton transport [Evidence IEA]; GO_process: GO:0055085 - transmembrane transport [Evidence IEA]; GO_process: GO:0006810 - transport [Evidence IEA,IEA]), with the translated sequence MAEPESGIRRSRSNSFSHHESSGPTASSPTLSMNSSNPDLMSKKVFNEDPEKQRDLKTDDDDVEAAPKPLTDDTTAENPVIPFDSTTPTHDPNCVYWDGLQDKENARRMSFARKWFICIILTSTAGCLTALSSAWTSAVDPMVERFHSSAEVGDLGLTLFLFGLGIGPLIAAPLSEKFGRQPVYLISLFLFFVFQFPTAFAHNMASALVGRYLCALGGSAFMSNVPGTFSDLFEKHQLALPVTVFTFGPFLGPGIGPVISGPITQHVGYRWVFYVFLIWTFVLLVTIALTVPETYPPILLAKKAKRLRKETGNDAIYAPIEKSERSFWRSLRHSCSMPVILISHEPVLDILCFYTGFLLAIIYLFFVAFPYVFTKVYHFQVEFVGLSFTGIIVGMALAASTYPFWRHFYEKELAKNGGVANPEMRLPQMCFGAVIIPIGLFMFAWTAYAEVHWIVPMVASGIFAFGSYFTFNGIITYTVETYHRYAASATAANVFIRCAIAGSAPLFGVQMLEGMGIHWGISLLGFVAVLLCPSAFIFRIYGKTLRMKSKYAIKV